Proteins encoded together in one Sinorhizobium sp. B11 window:
- a CDS encoding ATP-binding cassette domain-containing protein has product MSEPLLSVRDLSKHYMSRGARLNILQGISFDIGKGEVVGLVGESGSGKTTIGRSVLRLVEPSSGSVRFDGKELTDLSASALRRQRPRMQYIFQDPFASLSPRMTIGEILTEGLKIQGIGSARDRLERAQAALVQVELPADAINRYAHEFSGGQRQRIGIARALTLSPEFIVADEPVSALDVSIQAQVINLLRELQQRLGLTMLFISHDLAVVEYICDRVIVLYLGRIMEIAPSADLYARPQHPYTRALLSAIPSPDPDARRDRQILKGDIPSPANPPSGCVFRTRCPSALDACAATVPQLREVAPGQFKACIRDDLD; this is encoded by the coding sequence ATGAGCGAACCTCTGCTCTCCGTCCGTGACCTTTCGAAACACTATATGTCCCGCGGTGCGCGGCTGAATATCCTGCAAGGCATCTCCTTCGATATCGGCAAGGGTGAAGTTGTCGGGCTTGTCGGCGAATCCGGCAGCGGAAAGACCACGATCGGGCGCTCCGTCCTTCGGCTGGTCGAGCCTTCGTCAGGCAGCGTCCGTTTCGACGGGAAAGAACTGACGGACCTTTCCGCTTCGGCGCTTAGGCGGCAACGGCCGCGCATGCAGTATATTTTCCAGGACCCCTTCGCCAGCCTGTCGCCGCGCATGACGATCGGCGAAATCCTGACGGAAGGTTTGAAGATCCAAGGGATCGGATCGGCACGCGACAGGCTTGAACGAGCCCAAGCCGCCCTGGTGCAGGTCGAGTTGCCGGCCGATGCGATCAATCGCTACGCGCATGAATTTTCCGGCGGGCAGCGCCAGCGCATCGGCATCGCCCGCGCCTTGACCCTGTCGCCCGAATTCATCGTCGCCGACGAACCGGTCTCCGCCCTCGATGTCTCGATCCAGGCGCAGGTGATCAACCTTCTGCGCGAATTGCAGCAGCGGCTCGGCCTGACCATGCTGTTCATCTCGCATGATCTTGCTGTCGTCGAATATATCTGCGACCGGGTCATCGTGCTCTATCTCGGCCGCATCATGGAGATCGCACCGAGCGCCGACCTTTATGCGAGGCCTCAGCATCCCTATACGCGCGCCCTGCTGTCGGCCATTCCGTCACCCGATCCGGATGCCCGGCGTGACCGGCAGATCCTGAAAGGCGATATTCCAAGCCCGGCCAATCCGCCGAGCGGTTGTGTCTTTCGCACGCGCTGTCCGAGCGCGCTCGACGCCTGCGCCGCCACAGTTCCTCAACTGCGGGAGGTCGCGCCCGGCCAGTTCAAGGCCTGTATCCGCGACGATCTCGATTGA
- a CDS encoding dihydrodipicolinate synthase family protein codes for MTKFKGVVPPVVTPLNPDFTVDYPSYTRVLEHLIDAGCHGVFVLGSTSEVIFHDEKTRREIIEHSAKVVNGRVPLIVGVIDPTTDRVIAHSKVAKAAGADAVVVTAPFYTVTSQSEILDHFRYIRDAADVPLVAYDIPVCVHVKLQRQTVVTLAKEGTIIGLKDSSGDDGNFRYALLDLAEHKDIFLMTGSEIVVDNALLMGAHGVVPGIANVDPHGYVRLWDAAQRGDWAAAKKEQERLCRLFEIVWVAQGRVSGGASGIGAFKAAMRSLGIIDSAVMPRPRAALNDAETARIDGILRATGLLN; via the coding sequence ATGACCAAATTCAAGGGCGTTGTTCCCCCCGTCGTCACGCCGCTCAATCCGGATTTTACCGTCGACTACCCCTCCTACACACGCGTGCTGGAACATCTGATCGATGCCGGCTGCCACGGCGTGTTCGTGCTGGGGTCGACGAGCGAAGTCATCTTCCATGACGAAAAGACCCGGCGTGAGATCATCGAGCATTCCGCCAAGGTGGTGAATGGGCGCGTGCCGCTGATCGTCGGCGTCATTGATCCGACCACGGATCGCGTCATCGCCCATTCCAAGGTTGCAAAGGCGGCCGGCGCCGATGCGGTCGTGGTGACTGCACCCTTCTACACCGTCACCAGCCAGTCCGAGATCCTCGATCACTTCCGCTATATTCGCGACGCGGCGGACGTTCCGCTGGTTGCCTATGACATCCCCGTCTGCGTGCACGTCAAGCTTCAACGGCAGACCGTCGTCACGCTCGCCAAGGAAGGCACGATCATCGGCCTCAAGGATTCCAGCGGCGACGATGGCAACTTCCGTTACGCGCTCCTAGACCTCGCCGAACACAAGGACATCTTCCTGATGACCGGCTCCGAGATCGTCGTCGACAACGCTCTCCTGATGGGTGCGCATGGCGTCGTTCCCGGTATCGCCAATGTCGATCCCCACGGCTACGTCCGGCTTTGGGATGCTGCCCAGCGTGGTGACTGGGCCGCTGCGAAGAAAGAGCAGGAGCGGCTTTGCCGTCTCTTCGAAATCGTCTGGGTCGCGCAGGGCCGTGTGAGCGGCGGCGCATCGGGCATTGGGGCCTTCAAGGCCGCCATGCGCAGCCTCGGAATTATCGATTCTGCTGTTATGCCGCGACCGCGCGCGGCTCTGAACGATGCCGAAACCGCACGGATCGACGGGATCCTGCGCGCGACCGGCCTTCTGAACTGA
- a CDS encoding ABC transporter permease, whose product MLARSPQSRSPGPFARAFERFLHNRAAVAGVCIAVPMLALILSYPLWWTFQPNDIDLLAMNSGPTMTHWFGTDGVGRDVFARVLEGGRISLLVAVASTALSAVIGFLFGAISALAGRWADAASMRFVDLVMTLPPVIFLLVLASIAGTGIWPTVIVISLLSWPLLARMIRSRLLELRERDFVMAARGMGAGIGHLLFRHGLPNSIDILVVYATLQIANAILLEAGLSFLGLGIAPPAASWGNMLNAARSTAVLEQYPWQWLFPGAALILAVLAINFIGDGLRDAFDPRAELN is encoded by the coding sequence ATGCTGGCACGCTCTCCGCAATCCCGCAGCCCGGGGCCATTTGCCCGCGCCTTCGAACGCTTTCTGCACAATCGCGCCGCCGTTGCCGGCGTCTGCATCGCAGTTCCCATGCTGGCGCTGATCCTCTCCTACCCGCTGTGGTGGACGTTCCAGCCGAATGACATCGATCTCCTGGCGATGAACAGCGGTCCGACGATGACGCACTGGTTCGGAACCGACGGTGTCGGCCGCGATGTCTTTGCGCGGGTGCTGGAAGGCGGCAGGATTTCGCTGCTGGTTGCCGTCGCATCGACGGCTCTTTCCGCGGTCATCGGCTTTCTTTTCGGAGCCATCTCCGCGCTTGCCGGACGCTGGGCCGATGCAGCCTCCATGCGCTTCGTCGATCTGGTGATGACCCTGCCGCCCGTCATCTTCCTGCTCGTGCTTGCCTCGATTGCGGGCACCGGCATCTGGCCGACGGTCATCGTCATCTCGCTTCTCTCATGGCCGTTGCTTGCGCGCATGATCCGCTCCCGACTGCTGGAATTGCGCGAGCGCGACTTCGTCATGGCCGCGCGCGGCATGGGTGCCGGCATTGGCCACCTGCTCTTCCGCCATGGCCTGCCGAATTCGATCGATATCCTTGTGGTCTATGCCACGCTGCAGATCGCCAATGCCATCCTGCTCGAGGCGGGCCTCTCCTTCCTCGGTCTCGGTATCGCACCGCCGGCGGCAAGCTGGGGCAACATGCTGAATGCGGCCCGCTCGACCGCCGTGCTCGAACAATATCCGTGGCAGTGGCTCTTCCCCGGAGCCGCGCTGATCCTTGCCGTGCTTGCAATCAACTTCATTGGCGATGGCCTCAGAGATGCCTTCGACCCTCGTGCCGAACTGAACTGA
- a CDS encoding ABC transporter ATP-binding protein, translating to MVQTAEPVLDIKGLRTVFRVRGSEITAVNDIDLTVAAGETLALVGESGSGKSVTSLSVMRLLTRNIGVIAAGSIRLTTRSGAVQDLVSLDEESMRRIRGDDIGMVFQEPMSSLNPVFTIGDQIAEPIRIHRGAGRKAAMVAAVTLLESVGIPDARRRAGQYPHELSGGIRQRATIAMALACDPALLIADEPTTALDVTIQAQILDLLLKLQRERGMAMLFVTHNLGVVAEIAHRVAVMYAGRIVEEGPVGEVFRNPKHPYTMGLLASMPRLGDATRMKQAGEKLAAIPGMVPSLMNMPSGCAFAPRCKFAVDACRAAVPALEKINSQHRSRCIRWQEI from the coding sequence ATGGTGCAGACCGCCGAACCCGTACTCGACATCAAGGGACTGCGAACGGTCTTCCGCGTCCGCGGCAGCGAGATCACGGCGGTCAACGATATCGACCTGACGGTCGCCGCCGGCGAGACGCTCGCTCTCGTCGGCGAATCCGGTTCCGGCAAGTCGGTGACGAGCCTGTCGGTCATGCGGCTGCTTACCCGCAACATCGGGGTGATCGCCGCAGGCAGCATCCGTCTGACGACACGGTCCGGTGCAGTCCAGGATCTTGTTTCTCTCGACGAGGAGAGCATGCGCCGGATCAGGGGTGACGACATCGGCATGGTGTTCCAGGAGCCGATGTCGAGCCTCAATCCCGTCTTCACGATCGGCGATCAGATTGCCGAGCCGATCCGCATCCATCGCGGTGCAGGCCGCAAGGCCGCGATGGTTGCCGCCGTCACGCTGCTTGAAAGCGTCGGCATACCGGACGCCAGACGCCGCGCCGGCCAATACCCGCATGAACTCTCCGGCGGCATACGCCAACGCGCCACGATCGCAATGGCGCTCGCCTGCGATCCGGCACTGTTGATTGCCGACGAGCCGACCACCGCGCTCGACGTGACGATCCAGGCGCAGATTCTCGATCTGCTGCTCAAGCTGCAGCGCGAGCGCGGCATGGCGATGCTCTTCGTCACGCACAATCTCGGCGTCGTCGCCGAAATCGCCCATCGCGTCGCGGTCATGTATGCCGGCAGGATCGTCGAGGAGGGACCGGTCGGCGAGGTTTTCCGCAATCCGAAGCATCCCTATACGATGGGCCTGCTCGCCTCCATGCCACGGCTTGGCGACGCAACACGGATGAAACAGGCGGGCGAAAAGCTCGCAGCCATTCCCGGCATGGTCCCGAGCCTGATGAACATGCCGAGCGGTTGTGCTTTTGCGCCGCGCTGCAAATTCGCGGTCGATGCCTGTCGCGCCGCGGTTCCAGCGCTTGAAAAGATCAATTCGCAGCATCGAAGCCGCTGCATCAGATGGCAGGAGATCTAG
- a CDS encoding dihydrodipicolinate synthase family protein, whose product MNAKKPHPAISGNWASLLLPIAPDDSIEFDKLGEEIDILIDAKVDGIYSNGTAGEFHNQTEEEFDRIQALLAERCRASSTPFVIGACQPDPLIMLNRVRRASALYPAAIQVILPDWWPLTDAEATDFLNRAAETAGGIPLILYNPPHAKRVLTPKELGEVCASVPGVTGIKLADGDSAWYAEARQHLSDLSLFVPGHHLATGTKEGVAAGSFSNVACLSPRGAQKWTASMRSDIDAALDLERRICAFMDNHIVPFRQNMGFSNAALDKLLSAIGNWGPVGTRLRFPYRSIDTSEAESLRRIAMSELPDLFH is encoded by the coding sequence ATGAACGCGAAGAAGCCGCATCCCGCCATCAGCGGCAACTGGGCGAGCCTGCTGCTGCCGATCGCGCCCGACGATAGCATCGAATTCGACAAGCTCGGCGAGGAGATCGATATCCTCATCGACGCCAAAGTCGATGGCATTTATTCGAACGGCACCGCCGGTGAATTCCACAATCAGACCGAGGAGGAGTTCGACAGGATACAGGCATTGCTGGCCGAGCGCTGCAGGGCATCCTCGACGCCCTTTGTGATTGGCGCCTGCCAGCCGGACCCGCTGATCATGCTCAACCGCGTCCGCCGGGCCAGCGCACTTTATCCGGCCGCCATTCAGGTGATCTTGCCGGACTGGTGGCCGCTCACCGATGCCGAAGCGACCGACTTCCTGAACCGTGCCGCGGAAACGGCCGGTGGAATTCCACTCATCCTTTACAATCCGCCACACGCAAAGCGCGTCCTCACGCCCAAGGAGTTGGGCGAGGTCTGCGCGTCAGTGCCCGGCGTGACCGGCATTAAGCTCGCCGACGGCGACAGCGCCTGGTATGCCGAAGCCCGCCAACATCTGTCGGACCTATCGCTCTTCGTTCCCGGCCATCATCTTGCGACCGGCACAAAGGAGGGTGTGGCGGCAGGCTCGTTTTCCAATGTCGCTTGCCTCAGCCCCCGCGGCGCGCAAAAATGGACGGCTTCGATGCGCAGCGACATCGATGCCGCACTCGATCTCGAGCGACGGATCTGCGCATTCATGGACAATCACATCGTCCCTTTCCGCCAAAACATGGGTTTTTCGAACGCTGCCCTCGACAAATTGCTGAGTGCGATCGGCAATTGGGGACCCGTGGGAACTCGTCTGAGGTTTCCCTACCGATCGATCGATACTTCGGAAGCCGAGAGTTTGCGAAGAATTGCAATGTCTGAGCTCCCCGATCTATTTCACTGA